Below is a window of Halolamina sp. CBA1230 DNA.
GGACAGGAGACACGTATCGTCGTCTTCGCGACCGGCGAGACCGCCGTCCGGGCGGAGGAGGTCGCCGACGAGGTGCTCGGCCCCGACGAGCTCGAGGACCTCGGCGACGACGACGACGAGGCGAAAGACCTCGCCGACGATACGAACTTCTTCATCGCGGAGGCCGCGATGATGCAAGACATCGGCCGCTACCTCGGGACCGTGCTCGGTCCGCGAGGGAAGATGCCGACCCCGCTCCAGCCCGACGACGACGTGGTGGAGACCGTCGAACGGATGAAGAACACCGTTCAGCTGCGTTCCGGTGACCGCCGGACGTTCCACACCCGCGTCGGTGCCCAGGACATGACGCCCGACGAGGTCTCGGACAACATCGACGTCATCGTCCGACGGCTCGAAGCCGACCTCGAGAAGGGCCCCCTCAACATCGACTCCATCTACGTGAAGACGACGATGGGGCCGGCCGTGGAGGTGCCCGCATGAGCGAAGCCGAGAACGTCCGCAAGACCGACACGGTGCCCGAGTGGAAGCAGCAGGAGGTCGACGAGCTCGTCGACTTCCTCGAGCGCTACGACGCCGTCGGCGTCGTCGGCGTCACGGGCATCCCCTCGCGACAGCTCCAGAGCATGCGCCGCGGGCTCTACGGCACCGCCGAGGTGCGCATGAGCCGCAACACGCTCATGACCCGCGCCGTGCAGGAGGTCGACGAGGGGCTCGAACAGCTCGCCGAGCAGATCAGCGGCGAGGTCGCCTTCGTCGGCACGAACGACAACCCGTTCGGGCTGTACAAGGAGCTGGAAGCCTCGAAGACCCCGGCGCCGATCGGCGCCGGCGAGGTCGCCCCCAACGACATCGTCATCCCCGAGGGTGACACCGGGATCGACCCCGGCCCGTTCGTGGGCGAACTCCAGTCGGTCGGTGCCTCCGCGCGGATCATGGAGGGGTCGATCAAGGTCACGGAGGACTCCCACGTGCTCGACGCCGGGGAGACCGTCTCCGAGGACCTGGCGAACGTGCTCTCCGAGATGGGTATCGAGCCCAAGGAGGTCGGTCTCGACCTGCGCGCCGTGTACGCCGACGGCGTGCTGTTCGAGCCCGACGAGCTCGCCATCGACGTCGACGAGTACCGCGAGGACGTCCAGGCCGCCGCCGCGGCTGCCCGGAACCTCTCGGTCAACGCTGCCTACCCGACGGCCGAGAACGCGGGCACGCTGCTCGCGAAGGCCGCCGGCGAGGCCAAATCCGTCGGCCTCGAGGCGACGATCGTCAACGAGGAGCTCGCGCCCGATCTGATCGGCAAGGCGGACGCTCAGCTGCGTGCGCTGGCCGCCCAGATCGACGACGAGGAGGCGCTCCCCGAGGAGCTGCAGGGCGTCGAAGCCCCGGCAGCGACCGAGGAGGTCGACGAGGACGAGGAACAGGGCGACGAAGAAGCTGATGCCGAGGACGCCGACGAGTCCGAACCGGAGGACGACTCCGACGACGACGAGGACGCCGGCGGCGAGGGTCTCGGCGAGATGTTCGGGTAACTTACAATGGAATACGTCTACGCTGCACTCACGCTGAACGAATCGGGCGAGGAGATCAACGAGGAGAACGTCACCGCGGTGCTCGAAGCCGCGGGCGTCGACGTCGAGGAGTCCCGCGTCAAGGCCCTCGTGGCCGCGCTGGAGGACGTCGACATCGAGGACGCCATCGAGACGGCCGCCGCCGCGCCCGCCGCGGGCGGTGCGGCCGCCGGCGGCGCTGGCGGTAGCGCCGACGAAGCCGAGGAGGAAGACGAGTCCGAGGACGAGGCCGACGAGGCCGAGGCCGAGGAAGAGGAGGAAGACGAGGACGAGGGCGAGTCCGGCGAAGGGCTGGGCGAGCTGTTCGGTTAAACGGCAGCACCCCTCACACCGTCGCTTCCAGAGTTCCGTTTTCTTTCGACGCCGACCGTCGAGCCGTGGCTCCGCGGATCAGTCGTCCCGGACGACCTCGGCAGGCCTGTCGGGGTTCACCTGGTGGTACAGCACCTCCGCGTCGGCGACGTTCTCCCCCGACTCGAGTACCTCCCGCATCACCGCCTCGTGCTCGGCGTCGATGTCGAACTCGGAGTTCTCGAACGCCTCGAACACCGCCGCGACGCTCTCGGTCTCCAGGTAGTACGTGAGGTAGGGGTCGCCGTCGATGCGTTCGAGGAACGCGGTTTCGGTGTAGACGCCCTCGTTACGGAGTGTCTCGACGTGTTCGTCCGGCCGGGTCCGGACCTCCGCGATCCACTCGCGGAGGTCTTCGACGCGATCGGGGTCGACGCGCTGTCTGAGGAGCGTTGGCTCGGCCATACCCGCTGCTTGACCGCGACCGAGAAAACGCTGTGTTTCTGACTGGTCGGGGAGTCACTGCGGTCCGGTCGATGGGTCACTGACGGAGCCAGTTGATCGCCACGATGGCGACACAGATGACGGCGATCGCCAGCGGCACCGACGACTCCGAGCCGCCGAACTCCCAGCCGAGGAACGTCGTCCCGACAACGGCGACGGCGGCGACGAGCAGTCCGATCAGGAACAGCACCGGCGAGTCGCTCGATCGACCGGGCATAGCCGTCGCTTGGGAGTCCTGACTGATAGTTCCACAGGCCAGCGCCCACCGTGCTGTAGCTGTTCGAGTAGTGTTCGGAAGGAATGTGCGTGGGTGCTGTCCGGAGGACGAGCACCTGCATCGAGTGGCGAGTGGTTGCCCGCCGACCTCGGCGGCGTCGCCGCCTCGGTCTCGAGGTCTAACGACCTCGCTTGCGATGCGTGGGACCGGATTTGAACCGGCGGACCTCTACAGGACAGCGCCCTCAACGCTGCGCCGTTGGCCTAGCTTGGCTACCCACGCTCGCGTGTTCTCTGCACTCCACTGTTGCCGACGGCCCAGTAAAAGGGCTTCCTTTTGGCGTCGCCGTCGGGCGACGAGATCGTCCGCGGTCACGCGGGCAGGCGAACGGCGCCGTGCCGTCGCCACACGTTTCTTGCTCCGTCGGCTCAACCGTCCGGTATGAACGTCCGTGCAACCGTCCGCGACCACACGCTCGGGACGGCGACGATCCTCTCGGCGGTCTCGCTCGCGCTGGTGTTCGCCGCCGCGCTGCGTGTCGTGCCCGCCGAGACACTGCCCCGTGCGCCGTCGACCGTCGTCGACGCCATCCCGCACCTGAACGCGGTGATCAGCGCCGCCGCGTTCGTCACCATCGTCGCCGGCGTCCGGGCGATCCGGCGGGGGGACGTCGAGCGCCACCGGAAACTGATGGGTGCCGCGTTCGGCCTGTTCGCCACCTTCCTCGTCGCCTACCTCTACCGCGTCGCGCTCGTTGGGCCGTCGGAGTTCCCCGGATCGGGGCTGCTCGAGACGATCTACCTCGCGATCCTCGGGATCCACATCACGCTCGCGGTGGTCTGCGTGCCGCTGGTGTTCTACGCGCTGCTGCTTGCGTGGAGCCACCCCGTCTCGGCGATCCCGGAGACGAACCACCGGAAAGTCGGGAAGGTCGCGGCGCCGCTGTGGGCGACCTCGTTCGCGCTCGGCGTGGTGGTGTACCTGCTGCTCTACGCCGTCGCCTGACTACGTCCACCGCGGCGTCGCTCGTTCTGCGCCGCAGTCGGGACAGACTACGACGGTCTCTCCCTCGTCCTCGCCCGACGCGACCTGCATCTCCTCGCGTTCACACGCCGGGCAGCCCCGCGTTCGATGCTCGCCGCCGCAGTCCGGACACGCGAGCAGCGCTTCGCCGTCCCGCCACTCCGGGGAGAGCCCACGGTGGCCACAGTCCGGACAGTCAAGCGGGACGCGCACCGCCTC
It encodes the following:
- a CDS encoding 50S ribosomal protein L10, which gives rise to MSEAENVRKTDTVPEWKQQEVDELVDFLERYDAVGVVGVTGIPSRQLQSMRRGLYGTAEVRMSRNTLMTRAVQEVDEGLEQLAEQISGEVAFVGTNDNPFGLYKELEASKTPAPIGAGEVAPNDIVIPEGDTGIDPGPFVGELQSVGASARIMEGSIKVTEDSHVLDAGETVSEDLANVLSEMGIEPKEVGLDLRAVYADGVLFEPDELAIDVDEYREDVQAAAAAARNLSVNAAYPTAENAGTLLAKAAGEAKSVGLEATIVNEELAPDLIGKADAQLRALAAQIDDEEALPEELQGVEAPAATEEVDEDEEQGDEEADAEDADESEPEDDSDDDEDAGGEGLGEMFG
- a CDS encoding DUF420 domain-containing protein: MNVRATVRDHTLGTATILSAVSLALVFAAALRVVPAETLPRAPSTVVDAIPHLNAVISAAAFVTIVAGVRAIRRGDVERHRKLMGAAFGLFATFLVAYLYRVALVGPSEFPGSGLLETIYLAILGIHITLAVVCVPLVFYALLLAWSHPVSAIPETNHRKVGKVAAPLWATSFALGVVVYLLLYAVA
- the rpl12p gene encoding 50S ribosomal protein P1, with the protein product MEYVYAALTLNESGEEINEENVTAVLEAAGVDVEESRVKALVAALEDVDIEDAIETAAAAPAAGGAAAGGAGGSADEAEEEDESEDEADEAEAEEEEEDEDEGESGEGLGELFG
- a CDS encoding 50S ribosomal protein L1; amino-acid sequence: MADSIEEAVSRALEDAPPRNFTETVDLAVNLRDIDLNDPSNRVDESVVLPSGTGQETRIVVFATGETAVRAEEVADEVLGPDELEDLGDDDDEAKDLADDTNFFIAEAAMMQDIGRYLGTVLGPRGKMPTPLQPDDDVVETVERMKNTVQLRSGDRRTFHTRVGAQDMTPDEVSDNIDVIVRRLEADLEKGPLNIDSIYVKTTMGPAVEVPA
- a CDS encoding DUF6176 family protein; its protein translation is MAEPTLLRQRVDPDRVEDLREWIAEVRTRPDEHVETLRNEGVYTETAFLERIDGDPYLTYYLETESVAAVFEAFENSEFDIDAEHEAVMREVLESGENVADAEVLYHQVNPDRPAEVVRDD